In a genomic window of Telopea speciosissima isolate NSW1024214 ecotype Mountain lineage chromosome 5, Tspe_v1, whole genome shotgun sequence:
- the LOC122662659 gene encoding uncharacterized protein LOC122662659 isoform X1: MMEAVESSVNGVFSQLHSYGDSSEEELSVLPRHTKVVVTGNNRTKSVLVGLQGVVKKAVGLGGWHWLVLTNGIEVKLQRNALSVIEAPTGHEDDDDLECENLQWNCSDMTSDDTQKSHRQRHRSQRSVGSSHKTMSRSFSCDSQSKGSVSPVRVATKVDLSKLEMAALWRYWKHFNLVDAIPNPSKEQLIDVVQRHFMSQQLDELQVIVGFVQAAKRLKTVCN, translated from the exons ATGATGGAGGCAGTTGAGAGTTCCGTCAATGGAGTTTTTTCACAGTTGCATAGCTATGGAGATAGTAGCGAAGAGGAGCTGTCTGTATTACCTCGTCACACTAAAGTTGTTGTCACTGGAAACAATCGGACGAAATCCGTGCTAGTTGGTCTCCAAGGTGTGGTGAAGAAAGCTGTTGGGCTTGGCggatggcattggctg GTTCTCACAAATGGTATAGAAGTGAAGTTACAGAGGAATGCCCTTAGTGTTATTGAAGCTCCAACCGgtcatgaggatgatgatgaccTCGAGTGTGAAAACCTGCAGTGGAATTGTTCAGATATGA CATCTGATGACACCCAGAAATCTCACAGACAAAGGCATCGGTCGCAGAGGTCTGTTGGGTCATCTCATAAGACCATGAGCCGGTCTTTTTCCTGTGATTCACAATCTAAAGGATCTGTTTCACCAGTTCGGGTTGCCACA AAGGTTGACCTCAGTAAGCTAGAAATGGCGGCATTGTGGAGATATTGGAAGCACTTCAACCTT GTGGATGCCATTCCCAACCCATCAAAGGAGCAGCTGATTGATGTTGTTCAGAGGCATTTTATGTCACAG CAATTGGACGAGTTGCAGGTAATTGTGGGGTTCGTGCAGGCTGCAAAGAGATTGAAGACAGTCTGCAACTGA
- the LOC122662659 gene encoding uncharacterized protein LOC122662659 isoform X2, giving the protein MMEAVESSVNGVFSQLHSYGDSSEEELSVLPRHTKVVVTGNNRTKSVLVGLQGVVKKAVGLGGWHWLVLTNGIEVKLQRNALSVIEAPTGHEDDDDLECENLQWNCSDMTSDDTQKSHRQRHRSQRSVGSSHKTMSRSFSCDSQSKGSVSPVRVATVDLSKLEMAALWRYWKHFNLVDAIPNPSKEQLIDVVQRHFMSQQLDELQVIVGFVQAAKRLKTVCN; this is encoded by the exons ATGATGGAGGCAGTTGAGAGTTCCGTCAATGGAGTTTTTTCACAGTTGCATAGCTATGGAGATAGTAGCGAAGAGGAGCTGTCTGTATTACCTCGTCACACTAAAGTTGTTGTCACTGGAAACAATCGGACGAAATCCGTGCTAGTTGGTCTCCAAGGTGTGGTGAAGAAAGCTGTTGGGCTTGGCggatggcattggctg GTTCTCACAAATGGTATAGAAGTGAAGTTACAGAGGAATGCCCTTAGTGTTATTGAAGCTCCAACCGgtcatgaggatgatgatgaccTCGAGTGTGAAAACCTGCAGTGGAATTGTTCAGATATGA CATCTGATGACACCCAGAAATCTCACAGACAAAGGCATCGGTCGCAGAGGTCTGTTGGGTCATCTCATAAGACCATGAGCCGGTCTTTTTCCTGTGATTCACAATCTAAAGGATCTGTTTCACCAGTTCGGGTTGCCACA GTTGACCTCAGTAAGCTAGAAATGGCGGCATTGTGGAGATATTGGAAGCACTTCAACCTT GTGGATGCCATTCCCAACCCATCAAAGGAGCAGCTGATTGATGTTGTTCAGAGGCATTTTATGTCACAG CAATTGGACGAGTTGCAGGTAATTGTGGGGTTCGTGCAGGCTGCAAAGAGATTGAAGACAGTCTGCAACTGA